In Labeo rohita strain BAU-BD-2019 chromosome 4, IGBB_LRoh.1.0, whole genome shotgun sequence, the DNA window agtacaaaaatgtatataataaataaatataatatctactaaataaacattaaataaataaattatattcatctatttcatgcattcatgctgaataaaattacaaatattaatataatgtaaacatggtatttatttagataataaatgtatattcaatatttacaaaaaacaaaaataaaaatattaatctatTCAATGCatacttgctaaataataataatgaataaatgtgccaatgttaatataataaacgtaaatctaatatttacaaaaaatttaaatattgatctttttttctccattcttgctgaatacatttaaaaaaaatttaaatataattattcatctaatgttttcttgtaaaatagaattaaaaatatttagtaaatatttgataaatataaatataatatttatggaaagaaaatattaaagtaataatCCATTCAGTGCATATTTACTATGATCTCACATGATTTTGTATATTTACTACATAAATATTGGTCTATTTTATGCATGCTTGCtgaacaaaattacaaatatgttgaaaatattaatataatatttacaaaaaatataaatattgatctattaatgcattcttgctaaataaaagtataaatatgtcatataaattcttaataaaattgctaatattaatatttacaaatatagcatttacaaaaatactatataaatattgaTTCTTGCtgaacaaaattacaaatatgtagaaaataaatataatttttacaaaagaaacaaaatataaataaccaATTCAGTACATTCTTGCGGAATAAGTGTAAAGATAATATATacaatgatttataaatattaatctgCTCATActtgaatgaaattaaaatattttagaaaagtgtatatatgtgtatatatatatactgattatccaaatatcttaatattttgacCTTTTCAGGTGTGCAGGGATACAAGTGCTAAAATAAAACAGGGTTTTTATGTTGTCAAGGGATGCCACAGAACAGCCATTAAAACACTGTTGTAATCAAAGTTTTATTCCGCTGAGCTTCAGAATTGACTCTGctctttattcatctttgtgcatgtaaaatcataatttagagTAATGAAAGCGAGGCTAAACCCTGCTCACACTGCTGCAGCCGCCACTCACGTGGCCCTAGCAACCAGTGTTTCCATAGGAGCGTTGCCATGGCAACGGGAAACGGCACGCAGCTTCGCGGAGATCGTGTGTCAGAGTTAGCATCACTGTCTAGCTGTCTTATGTCCCCGTTATCAACAAGTGCTTGGGAAAAGGCCGGACAAAGGCCGCTGTGtgttattgtgtgtgttttgtaaatgtttggGTGAGTTGGTTCTTTTTGGTTGGACTGACCTCCTCACACACTGAGCCATGGTCTAAATGTCTGAGAATTCCTGTTCCCTTTAAAGCCGTGAAATGTCCTGAACGCCACACTGGGTACAGAGCTGTGCTATAATCGTCCTCACAAAGACCTCCGTTCATGGAGCCGTGAAGCTCAGAAACCAAATAAATCTGCCAATAAATGTTCCTCACAGACAAAGAGGTCAATCATGTAGAAATCAGCTGGGAAGCGTCATGTTCAGAGAATTTGTGGAGCGGATACGTGCGCTCACGGGTCAGTGTTATGGGACCTTTACTGCCTGATGGACAATACTAAATAATGTGCCCTCacaattgctttattttacacttGTTCACCTATTAAAGGGAAaattgagtttgtttcttcatcagatttgtagaaatgtagcattgcaacgcttgctcaccaatgggtcctctgcagtgagtgggtgccgtcagaatgagagtccaaacagctgataaaaaatatcacaataatccacacgactccagccCATCAGTTAATCTCTTCTGAAGCCAAAACCTGCATatctgtaagaaacaaatccatcattaagatgtttttaactttaagtcAGCTAGAACAGTCCTTTATTCATAATATTGATTTGTCCAGTAAAAACGTTGACTGGATcagaagagaaatatgcacagatcaaggaGCATTTAGAGTTACAGGGTGACTTTTGATATGAGAGACAagaggagatggactttttcactggaggaagtgttatggattatggactcatattttggtcagaagaagcctgttttcaccactgaataaagaataaaaaagctaacttttttttaaggtgactttttatctcacaattccaaaaaaaaaaaaaaaaaaaaaaaaaaaacattgcaagtttatatcacgcaattccaagaaaaaagtcagaattgcgagtttgtattacgcaattctgagtttatatcttgcaattctgactatttaactcgcaattatgagtttatattccacaagtctgagaaaaaactctgaattgtgagattaaaaagtcgttacatttttttttaaaaattttattccGTAGTACAAACGGAGTGGTGTGGTTTACTTGtgggttattgtgatgtttttttatcagctgtttggacacccattcactgcagaggatccattggtgagcaagtgatgtaatactacatttttccaaatctatTTTGTTCTCCAAATGTtccaaaaacatcttaatttgagcaaatttttatttaattttcactaacatttttggaaacagaaaatataagcAATCCATTAGTGGATTATTAAActctcattaaaatgaaaattttgtcatcattcaCACACCAtcatgttccaaacctgtatgagtttctatcttctgttgaacacacaagatattttgaaaaatgttgttaaaCAGATTTTATTCCATgctgtggaagtcaatggatACCGCCAGCTGTTACGTTAACAACATTCTgcaaaacatcttttatgttccattaaACTGTCGCATTAAGGTTTAGTTCTTGCTTTATTTGTTGGaattttctgagaaaaagcTCAATGAATAAAGCCTGTTCAGCTCATTTGCAGTTtccacatcataaaatgtttatcTGAACAGTTTTTCCTCTTCTCTGCTTCTAGGTAACTTGTTAGTGATCGCCTTTGTGAGTTACTTTGGTGCCAAACTTCACCGTCCGAAGATCATCGCCATGGGCTGTCTGTTGATGTCGCTTGGGACTTTTCTAATTGCCTTGCCCCATTTTATAATTGGACGGTAAGCCAAAGTTTCATCCGTAAGTGAAAGTGTGTGTGATGTCAGCAGGGCGAGTTGTTTTGAAGGGTCACATGTATCCAGTTTAATCTTGTTAAAGTTTCTACGAACGCCATtgagttgtcttcagtgtgtgtttgtggtcaGACGCTGTgctgtttctttatcagatgtATTTCTTGGCATCGCAGAGTTGCTGTATCAAGGAAACATTTTGAGTTGATATACAGAACAAACAGAATTTTGCATGACCTCACTCTGCTCATTCAAATTCGACTTCATCCTTGTAAATCGACAAGCAATCTCAACCTTGAAAGTATGCCAGGTTTTCAGATTCACATGCTGCTCTTCGAAGGCACCACAGCTTGGATGTATTTAAAGTGACTCAAGTGCGATTTTCCGTGATGGATTGACATGCTGCATTTTATGTTAATGCTTTGTATGTAGGCCATGATTTTGAAGTGCATTATTTATAGAAATGATGCATTCTATATTGCATCCTGTTTTCACGGCAACCGCATGTTCACAATGTGAACTGCTCAATTTATTTGAAGTTCACCTGCTCATTTATTCACTGTCTGTGCAGATGTAGGTTGTAATATACAGCTGATTCATTTTagacaaattatatatatatatatatatatatatatattttattattatttatttatctttttgcattgtcattattgttgacaattatatattattataaaaaattacaattattttttagttatttactcattttttttattatttaattatcattGATGTTTTTTCTGTCCTTATTAttgttgacaaaaaaaaaaaaatatatatatatatatataataacatttttattgttattgttaggATGCATcacaaaataacatgaaaaccaaacaaacaaaatatgcaTGTTTCCTAACAAGATATGCATGTTTCATCAATCTCTCTCCCTTTTGTTGTGTCATGTGACACGATCTCTGATTTCTGCTGTTGACTTGTTGATGTTTCATATACAGCTACAAGTTTGAAACATCGATCCGATCGTCAGTGAACTCCAGCAGTAACCTCTCTCCATGTCCAGTGAGGCCTAGCGATCTGGCCACAGGTCCCAGCCCTACTTCGGGACCAAGCTCAGGTACAAAACCACCTACAGCTTGTGTTAGATTGGAGTCTTGCTGGTTAAAACTAGTTTTAAACCCCGACTGGGACTAACATTCGCCAGTGCAGCGTACAGCTTTTAATATATTCTTGCTTGTCTGTATTATGCTAATGCATCATATTTGAAATCCAGTACTTGTTTCGTAGTAATTTTAGGTGCTGATTCCCAAAATGCTGCCTGTTTTCCTCAAGCACAACACACTTTCTTagaaaatgtatgcattttgtTGTATTGATTGCATGATTCCTGTTCATCTGAGCCAGATTACAACTATTGGTTCAATTCTCGCTTGTTTATCCTGTCTCATTTTGTtctgtatatttgttttgttttagttccTTGAAATGCAAACATTTGCAACCTCTCTCACCCTCTCTTTCCTCTTTATCAGGTTGCGAACACGAGTCCAGGTTGTCCATGTGGATCTACGTTTTCCTAGGGAATATCTTGCGAGGAATCGGCGAGACCCCGGTGCAACCTTTGGGAATCTCATACATCGATGATCATGCTCTGGAGGAGAACGCAGCCTTCTACATCGGTACATCTACATGTTTGTTCATGCGTTTATGATATGCCGTGACTATAGGACAGATATGCATTTGCTGCTTCATCGATTACCATGTATTCAGTGAGAATCCCAGACTGCCCTTTAACGGCTTCCTGGAATGAATTGTTTTTCCTAGAGAGCATTGTCTTTCTTGGTAAACAGCCCAGACTAATCAATTCGTGCCGCCTGTGTTAGGATGCGTCCAGACGATATCAGTCGTCGGTCCGGTGTTTGGCTACATTCTGGGGTCCGTCTGTGCCAAGATATATGTGGACATTGGATTTGTCAACATGGGTGAGTGAAATGATGCTGTTGTGTGACTCACTATTTCCTAAAGCAGTCATTGAGTTCAGTTGCATCTTCACTGGATCACTTGAATGGCTTGAATATTGTACCATGCATCTTTGGAAATGTATAAATCAAGGTTTTCTTGAATATAAACAGcagaaaataatagaaaatactTCTATTCTCTGTTCGAGTAGACTAGAGAGTCAAAAACTCATTAAAGGTCTCAAAGAAGCAATTCATTGTGAAATCGAGCATTCGCTCCTCAAACCTGGAGAACATCCAGCTTATTCATATTCatcttattttttgtatttcaaacaAAAGCAGGAGGAAATAAGAAACTTTGTTGTTTCTTGTTTGAAAGCCGCGAAGGCTGTTTATGTTGGATCTGAGTGCGTTTTTGGCATCCGAACGCGCTCTTTATTTGACTGGGGACGACGTAAAGGGTCATAAATGTTAAGCTGCGATTTATCCAACAGCTGTTTTGGATGAGATGTGCCTGTGAAATGAGACTGAGAGGTTAAACGGGGCATAGGCTGAAACATGTAATATCCTTAAATTGCATGATGTTAATATTAGATATGTGTGCGCGACGTTAAACGGTGATCAGCACATCGTGTTGTGCAAAGCTGATTCCTTTCAGAACATTTTTTGGCAGTGGTAaagtttatgtatgtgtgtgaaataaTACAGAGATACAGGCCATTTCTTCATGGATAATGTAGCGTTACACCCTGAAGTCAAGACATTTGGCAGTGAAGTTAAGCCATAAGATAGTGTATAGTAAATATTCAGCCAATAAAAACTATATCACATAccttaaaatcaaatgttttgccattcattttatttaatggacaataaaacaaaatgcagaCTATAGCATCTGCATCACATGCATAAATCCTTAGGAATATTGTTTCTATAGagaattaagatttttgaataCAGTTTCTTATGCTTggaaagcctgcatttatttgatcaaaaatatggtaaaaatgtgaaatattattagcatttaaaatagttgtcttctatgtgaatatattgtgaattgaaatttatttctgcgatcaaagctgatttttcaacATTAgtcatcttcagtgtcacatgatccttcagaaatcattctaatatgctgatttgctgctcaagaaacatttttttatgatcCTCAATATTCATGCTACTATATTTACTATAAATAAGGCTACTTAATTTTTgtataaacaaaacagcaacttAGGCTGGtctatgctgatttgctgttcaaaaaacatttcttactattattaatattaaatacattgtttttcctgcttcatatttttgtataaactgtgatacactggaaaaaaagaagaaatgaatAGATTTactcagcaaggatgtattgaattgatcagaagtgacagtaaaacgtttataatcttacaaaagatttccatttaaaatacatttctatttcaaataattcaataataattttgatttcTACTCATAAATTAATcacagataattttttttttactgtttacaataagtatgcaaaaattattaacattattaacatttataaaaatatccatttgtaataatttagaactcataataataatttagcaacAAATGGTGAGTATAAgatactttcaaaaacattaaaaaaaataatgtttccaattttttgtgctaaataaaaatgttttcttatcCATATGGCTTTTGCCGAAAAATCTTtgcaaattttgtaattttgtaaattaaaatttttgtaaattgtaatttttgtaaataaaaatgtagtttaaagagtttaaaatgtaataatttaatttaatttaaatttaaaaaaaaatctgaaaaaaaatcacactttggttgaattaaaaaaaaaaaaggtttgatgCTGTAGTTGCCAAACGTCATTCTGCTACCTGATCATGATTAGATTATTTAAGAACCTAAATTTTAGTATTTTCCACGTAAATCATAAACCACATATGACTTCAAAAGTCTTGAAATATATTGTGCAAAGAatttttttgtagtgtttttttttttatcttgacaGTACATATCACCATGGTTTTGTATGAAAAAGAGCAGTTTGTACATTCTGCTCAACATCTGGTTTCGTGTTTCAGGATTAAACGTgtcaaaaatgcatttgattgATCCATTCCTTGTGTATGTGAAATGCTACAAACATTTCAATCTACTGGCACAACATGGAGGCTGTCTTGAGCGTACATGATGAGCTGCGAGCGTCGAGAGAGAGCGCGAGACATCTAAGACTGTCTGTGGATCACAGTCTGCGTCTGCCTCGGCTGTCTTCCTGGCCCAAATATTCTGAACATGTGACAAGCTGCAGCGAGCCTCGTAGCGTCTGTATTCTCACTGTtgacatatgtgtgtgtgtgtgtgtgtgtgtgtgtgtgtgactgtctTCTCACAGAGAGCATTAGCATCACCCCAGGAGATGCACGCTGGGTAGGCGCCTGGTGGCTGGGATACCTTATTGCAGGACTCATCACCCTGCTCTCGGCGGTGCCGTTTTGGTTCTTGCCCAAGTCTTTGCCCCTGCCAGAGAGACGGCTTGCCAAGTATTCTCCAGAGCGGACCAGCTTCATCAAAGACTCGCCCCTGCTGGAGCACAAGTACCAGGCGGACGAGCCAGCTAACTTCCTAGAAATGGCCAAAGGTAAACCACCTAgaattcacagaaataaatcacgCTCTGAAATACTTGACGTCTGCGCTGGTCTAGGCTGCTTAAAAAGCGTATTTGAACGTTGATGACCCATATAAAGTGCTGgaatttcattgcattaattagcaaaatatcaaaccagttggcatttattttaatcctATGAAACCTACTATATCAGATTTGATAAGCAAATTTCTAAGACAAATTTCCATCAGAAGCTTTACTTTCACTATTCCTCAGTTgaggaatgtttatttgttcatctcacAATCGTCCTTGGATTGCATTGCTTTTTGAGCATGATCAAACAATTGtttattgttgtttgttttgtttgtttttactattGTTCCACATATTGGGCATtacagggtaaaaaaaaataacattagcaAAGTTTTTAATccaaacttttcattttttaatgcaaaaagattttaaatgatttatagtgtcaaaacaatatatttacttttataaataaataagtaaaacagGAAATATGGCAttatgctgttccaaacccagCTAACATGTATTTGGACCTCTTCTGGTTGTCACAAATTAACAAGAAGAATTATTTGTTTGCTCTCTTGTATTTAATGCAGTGATATTGATTCATTTCAGTTAGTGCATGTATGCTGTAGATTGACAAACAAACTTCAACTATTTGCATtctgtgttcatgtttttcagactttttgcCAACGCTGAGATCCCTTTTGGGGAACCCAGTCTACTTTTTGTATCTCTGCGTCACCATCATCCAGTTCAACTCTTTGATCGGTATGGTGACGTACAAGCCAAAATACATCGAGCAACATTACGGACAGTCAGCGTCCAAAGCCAACTTCTTAATGGGTACGTCGTCTTAGtctaaacacacatatatattacagTTCACGGTGCAGCTGTGACCTCAGAGCTTAATGTTTTGATTGTATGTTGGGGGATTTTATTAATGCATGCTAAATATTAATCTGTGGCTCTGATATCAAATCTAAAAGCTTTTATAGCTCGGTTAAATCACAGTATGATATGGCCCAATACTGCCTATGAAAGAGAACGCAATCCAAAAATAATACGCAGACACCGGAGACTGTTGTACATTTTGGGAAACGGCATTAGCGTTTGAAAATCAGACGGTGGGAAAACAAATAGGCCTGTTCTGTATCCCTTAACCTTTCGAGCACAAGAAGAGCCTGTGCCTTTGTTTCAATCTGTGACGCTGACGCTTTGATCCGGGTTTTCCTGATGCCGTCTGTTTTTTCAGGAGTGATCAACATCCCAGCCGTAGCCTTGGGAATGTTCTCGGGGGGTGTGATCATGAAGAAGTTCAAGCTGAGCATCATGGGAGCAGCCAAGTTTGCGCTGGGGACATCTCTTCTGGGCTATTTCCTGTCGCTTTTCTTCTTCACCATGGGATGTGAGAATGCCAGCGTGGCCGGCATCACCAGGTCATACAATGGGTAGGACGAGACTTTCAGTTTATACTTCGGTCAGCAGTGCTTCCGATCAAATCTGGGGCAGGTTGCATAAAAACAGCCATTATGTTAAGACTGTGTCTTAACTAGTCTGACACAGGAgctacatttttatgaaaattatgtaaaaaaaaaaaaaaatcttgatctAAATGACTAAGTGACCTAATTGGGTCAAGCAAACAATActaaatgctaataataaaatgaaactataTGATCATGCATCGTTTGAATAGCAGAATCATTGAGAGGACAATGCTTTGCATATCTTTTGTTgttgatgaataaaatatatatatatatatatatatatacatatacatatatatatatatatatatatatatatatatatatatatgaataattttgcattgcattttacatttaccacAATTTTACATTTGCCTGTGAAGTTTGTagaaaaattaaggttgaaaaaatagcatatttacCACATTACAAATAATTAGCACAATTAATGCacatagttttttattaatagtttaaattggttttagtttttccatttttatccaagtttttgtcattttattgtgttttgtcattatttaataggtctagtttttttatttcatttcagttttagtttgttttagtatgtcaaaatgaaaatgataatttttttggtGACACTAAGTTTgtcaacatgaactaacattgaataaaactaatgttaatatcagcatttatcagtatattttaagatcaaacattgtttttatcaaatgtagttaatgtactgtgaattgcatatactttttttattaactaatattaacaaaggttaataaatgctgtaaaaatgtattgttcattgttagttcatgtcagttaatgcattattaatgcataaatgttaccatttttttttttaatatctgatTTCAGTTCTTTATCAAAACAGTTTTTACTCCTGATGAAAGTGAAGTTTCCtctccagatttttttttttttttttttttattgaagtaCAGATCAGCATTGACGTTTTAATTGACCTGTATGACACAAACGTATGAATTCTATGATGTGCTTCTTTTGCAAAAAGACAAAAGCTTGATGATCCGGTAAAAATCTCCTTGTTATGTCTAACAAACAGGACGGAAAGTCTTTACAAAGCGGACAGTTCTCTCTGGGCGTCCTGCAATGCAAACTGTAAGTGTCCCGAAACGAGCTGGGACCCCGTGTGCGGTGAGAACGGCCTCACCTACGTCTCCCCCTGCCTGGCTGGATGCCGGACGTCCCACGGCTCTGGAATGGACACGGTAAGCACGGCCTCTGAACCGAGAGCATGATTCTGGAACAATGGAGTGTGTTTGTTGTCCTGTCCCTTCAAAGAATGCGGGCGACATTGTGTTGTGTTTCGTATGCCTTGAACTTGGGTTTTCCCAGCACTCTCCGAAGGGTGTGCACAACCTGTTTGTATTCAGCTCAAAGGCTATTTTGAATTTTCGAACCTTCTCTGAAACTTCCTGAGACGGTTCCTGGTCGGTTCTGTCTAAACATTGTGGAGTTTGGTTGCATCTGAACGGCTGGGACAGTCTGGGACTTCAATCTGCAGACTGTGCTTCCTCCCTCCCTTCCTGTGTGTCCATTTCATATCTCAAGCATCTGTTATACGTACTGTCTTTTGTCCCTTTCAGACAAAGAACTGGTGTAATTTAAGACTTTTGATGAGTGAGGTCAACTAAACAGAACATTGTGATTGAGCATTTGATCAGCATGTGGAAAGATTTTTAGATGCAGTTAAGATTTTTCATCAACTTTTTTTGACGACAAATATTCTTTCATTAAATTCAAGTAGAAAAGCATAAATAGAACATCTATAATTAAACATctcatttattttctccatatacatatatatatatataaaagagaCGGAGAGAGATTTTAAATGGTAAGATATACATATTTCAAAACAGACCAGAGTCAGTCTGATTTcaaatttgtttgttcttttataAACAACTacaatatcttttaaaatatatatatatttttttttttgcattttacatttacaataattttacatcTTTACATGTCGTATTGGCCTGTGATGTACATTGAAAAATAGtgcattattattcatttaccaCATTAAAAATAGTCAATGCAGTGCACTtagtagaaaataaaaatataaaaaagatttaaaaatatatataattggtaaataaataatttaagcaATACACtaaatagaattatttatttatttgttagtttgttttgtttataaacgACTATAATAActagtaaaaataactttttcatttcagctttttacaaaaataaaataaaaataaaaataacaattaaaaataataaaatgcaatgcacTCCATAATacaaaaaggaggaaaaaaggATAATTggtaaataaacaatacattttgtattgtaCAAATGTGCGAATTGAATAATACACTTCATAGAA includes these proteins:
- the slco1c1 gene encoding solute carrier organic anion transporter family member 1C1; amino-acid sequence: MPRNCIRETPPKENDIFLWKMDPPHKERRSPENGPSSARPCCSSLKMFLVALSFAYFAKALSGSYMKSTITQLERRFDIPSYLIGVIDGSFEIGNLLVIAFVSYFGAKLHRPKIIAMGCLLMSLGTFLIALPHFIIGRYKFETSIRSSVNSSSNLSPCPVRPSDLATGPSPTSGPSSGCEHESRLSMWIYVFLGNILRGIGETPVQPLGISYIDDHALEENAAFYIGCVQTISVVGPVFGYILGSVCAKIYVDIGFVNMESISITPGDARWVGAWWLGYLIAGLITLLSAVPFWFLPKSLPLPERRLAKYSPERTSFIKDSPLLEHKYQADEPANFLEMAKDFLPTLRSLLGNPVYFLYLCVTIIQFNSLIGMVTYKPKYIEQHYGQSASKANFLMGVINIPAVALGMFSGGVIMKKFKLSIMGAAKFALGTSLLGYFLSLFFFTMGCENASVAGITRSYNGTESLYKADSSLWASCNANCKCPETSWDPVCGENGLTYVSPCLAGCRTSHGSGMDTVFEQCSCIAVGNHTASAGQCNNRDSCHRVFPYFLALSVITSFIISLGGTPGYMLLIRCIKPQLKSLALGFHTLTTRTLAGIPAPIYFGAIIDTTCLKWGQKKCGGRGACRIYNTTAYRIAYLGLTLGLRTASFFLCILGLVVLRRHVRRQERNTLANGGTGAAAGELQALRKEENNSCNSDQCPRTADYDPERETRL